The following coding sequences are from one Desulfosporosinus orientis DSM 765 window:
- a CDS encoding acetyl-CoA carboxylase biotin carboxyl carrier protein subunit, with amino-acid sequence MANLVSPLAGKVWKINVAVGDVVEMDDEIIILEALKMETPIYADEPGRVVKIDVKEGESVSEDQVLVVIE; translated from the coding sequence ATGGCAAATCTAGTTTCACCGTTGGCAGGGAAAGTTTGGAAGATCAATGTAGCCGTTGGAGACGTGGTGGAGATGGATGACGAAATAATAATCTTAGAAGCGTTAAAAATGGAAACTCCCATTTATGCAGATGAGCCTGGCAGAGTGGTTAAGATCGACGTTAAAGAAGGGGAAAGTGTCAGCGAAGACCA